A stretch of the Mycobacterium sp. ITM-2016-00317 genome encodes the following:
- the nuoE gene encoding NADH-quinone oxidoreductase subunit NuoE encodes MSVFLELGQRPDEPGPPIHGAAAYPAEVTARLATDAATIIARYPQARSALLPLLHLVQAEDSCLTPAGIRFCAGQLGLTDAEVTAVATFYSMYRRQPTGEYLVGVCTNTLCAVMGGDAILESLQSHLDITPGQTTDDGRVTLEHLECNAACDYAPVVMVNWDFFDNQTPSSARALVDALRAGESPAPSRGGSLCTFRDTSRILAGLDGPCDTGTPGVVGPATLAGLRFARDHDMTAPEAGTPTDSTGHEPAGPSGRDQAEAAETVKDEPAPAPSADVPAQGGTPETDPRATDS; translated from the coding sequence ATGAGTGTCTTTCTGGAGCTGGGCCAGCGGCCCGACGAGCCCGGCCCGCCGATCCACGGTGCCGCGGCGTACCCGGCCGAGGTCACGGCCAGGTTGGCGACCGACGCGGCGACGATCATCGCCCGCTATCCGCAGGCCAGGTCGGCGCTGTTGCCGCTGCTGCACCTGGTGCAGGCCGAAGACAGCTGCCTGACGCCGGCAGGAATCCGCTTCTGCGCAGGGCAATTGGGGCTCACCGACGCCGAGGTCACCGCGGTCGCGACCTTCTACTCGATGTACCGGCGGCAACCCACCGGCGAGTATCTGGTCGGGGTCTGCACCAACACGCTGTGCGCGGTGATGGGCGGTGACGCGATCCTGGAAAGCCTGCAGAGTCATCTGGACATCACGCCCGGTCAGACCACCGACGACGGCCGGGTCACGCTGGAGCATCTCGAATGCAACGCCGCGTGCGACTACGCGCCCGTCGTGATGGTGAACTGGGACTTCTTCGACAACCAGACCCCGTCGTCGGCGCGGGCGCTGGTGGACGCTCTGCGTGCGGGTGAGTCGCCGGCGCCGTCGCGCGGCGGATCACTGTGCACGTTCCGGGACACCTCGAGAATTCTTGCCGGACTGGACGGTCCGTGCGACACCGGCACCCCGGGTGTCGTGGGCCCGGCCACGCTGGCGGGGCTGCGGTTCGCCCGGGACCACGACATGACGGCGCCCGAGGCCGGCACCCCGACGGACAGCACCGGGCACGAGCCGGCCGGTCCGTCCGGCCGGGATCAGGCCGAGGCCGCCGAAACGGTGAAGGACGAACCGGCGCCTGCGCCGTCGGCCGACGTGCCGGCACAGGGCGGGACGCCGGAAACCGATCCCCGAGCGACGGATTCGTGA
- the nuoF gene encoding NADH-quinone oxidoreductase subunit NuoF: MTALTPVLSSFWDEPEPWSLDTYVRHGGYRALERALAMSPDDVIGIVKDSGLRGRGGAGFPTGTKWSFIPQERNDQTVQGDPSAAAKPHYLVVNADESEPGTCKDIPLMMTTPHFLVEGAIIAAYAIRAHHAFIYLRGEVVPVLRRLQAAVAEAYAAGHLGSDIHGSGFDLELIVHAGAGAYICGEETALLDSLEGRRGQPRLRPPFPAVAGLYACPTVVNNVESIASVPPILSNGVDWFRSMGTEKSPGFTLYSLSGHVTTPGQYEAPLGITLRQLLEYAGGVRAGHELKFWTPGGSSTPLLTAEHLDVPLDYEGMAGVGSMLGTKALQIFDETTCVVRAVRRWTQFYAHESCGKCTPCREGTYWLAQIYQRLETGTGTEADLDKLLDISDNIFGKSFCALGDGAASPILSSLKHFRAEYEAHLDRAGCPFDPFASMLAAPEGVGA; encoded by the coding sequence ATGACGGCGTTGACTCCGGTGCTGAGCAGCTTCTGGGACGAACCGGAGCCCTGGTCGCTGGACACCTACGTCCGCCACGGCGGCTATCGGGCGCTGGAGCGGGCGCTGGCGATGAGCCCGGACGACGTGATCGGCATCGTCAAGGATTCCGGCCTGCGCGGTCGGGGCGGGGCCGGGTTCCCGACGGGAACGAAGTGGTCGTTCATCCCGCAGGAGCGCAACGACCAGACCGTCCAGGGTGACCCGAGCGCGGCGGCCAAGCCGCACTACCTGGTGGTCAACGCCGACGAGTCCGAACCCGGGACGTGCAAGGACATTCCGCTGATGATGACCACCCCGCACTTCCTGGTCGAGGGTGCGATCATCGCCGCGTACGCGATCCGGGCACACCACGCGTTCATCTACCTGCGCGGCGAGGTGGTGCCGGTGCTGCGGCGGCTGCAGGCCGCGGTCGCCGAGGCCTATGCCGCAGGGCATCTGGGCAGCGACATCCACGGATCCGGTTTCGACCTCGAGCTGATCGTGCATGCCGGGGCCGGCGCCTACATCTGCGGTGAGGAGACCGCGCTGCTGGACTCGCTGGAGGGCAGGCGGGGCCAGCCCCGGCTGCGTCCCCCGTTCCCCGCCGTCGCCGGCCTGTACGCGTGCCCGACGGTGGTCAACAACGTCGAGTCGATCGCCAGCGTGCCGCCGATCCTGAGCAACGGTGTCGACTGGTTCCGGTCCATGGGCACCGAGAAGTCGCCCGGGTTCACGCTGTACTCGCTGTCCGGTCATGTCACCACTCCCGGCCAGTACGAGGCGCCACTGGGAATCACGCTGCGGCAGTTGCTCGAATACGCGGGCGGGGTGCGCGCCGGCCACGAGTTGAAGTTCTGGACCCCGGGTGGCTCGTCGACACCGCTGCTGACGGCCGAACACCTGGACGTGCCACTGGATTACGAGGGCATGGCCGGGGTCGGGTCCATGCTCGGCACCAAAGCTCTGCAGATCTTCGACGAAACCACTTGTGTGGTGCGGGCGGTACGGCGCTGGACGCAGTTCTACGCCCACGAGTCGTGCGGCAAGTGCACGCCGTGCCGGGAGGGCACATACTGGCTGGCGCAGATCTACCAGCGACTGGAGACCGGCACCGGCACGGAAGCGGATCTGGACAAGCTGCTCGACATCTCCGACAACATCTTCGGAAAGTCGTTCTGCGCACTCGGCGACGGCGCTGCGAGCCCGATCCTGTCGTCGCTCAAGCATTTCCGCGCCGAGTACGAGGCGCACCTGGACCGCGCGGGGTGCCCGTTCGATCCGTTCGCCTCGATGCTGGCCGCACCGGAAGGGGTCGGCGCATGA